A window of Rhabdothermincola salaria contains these coding sequences:
- a CDS encoding Asp23/Gls24 family envelope stress response protein: protein MSPDAGSPAPSTLELARVVADASRSHDDVVDLDAGPAGEFATYGLGERITGVRVDTTHTDHPAVQVRLVVRFGRPVTAIGAEVHARVVSALRDRGGVDDPAVHVHVADLVEGDRTDDDTQTLGSAAADDDTQTLGSAAADDDTQTLGSAAADDDTHTGEETDDVASPRGEASFATPATDEPSEPRVPETR from the coding sequence ATGAGCCCCGACGCCGGTTCACCGGCGCCATCGACGCTCGAGCTGGCCCGGGTGGTCGCCGACGCATCCCGGTCCCACGACGACGTGGTCGACCTGGATGCCGGCCCGGCCGGCGAGTTCGCCACCTACGGGCTGGGCGAACGCATCACCGGGGTGCGGGTGGACACCACCCACACCGACCACCCGGCGGTGCAGGTGCGCCTCGTCGTGCGCTTCGGTCGCCCGGTCACCGCCATCGGTGCCGAGGTGCACGCTCGCGTCGTGTCGGCGCTGCGTGACCGCGGCGGGGTCGACGACCCGGCCGTCCACGTCCACGTCGCCGACCTCGTCGAGGGGGATCGCACCGACGACGACACCCAGACCCTCGGAAGCGCCGCCGCCGACGACGACACCCAGACCCTCGGAAGCGCCGCCGCCGACGACGACACCCAGACCCTCGGAAGCGCCGCCGCCGACGACGACACCCACACCGGCGAGGAGACCGACGACGTCGCCAGCCCCCGGGGGGAGGCGTCGTTCGCGACGCCCGCGACCGACGAGCCCTCCGAGCCCCGCGTCCCGGAGACCCGATGA
- a CDS encoding DUF6286 domain-containing protein codes for MTLLRRFLALLVALALVTAAILVGIEAVGIRADRNPVLLPIDDWGENLASGDWGRWSADAWAIAAGATLALGLVLVVVQLIPQRVPTVERRHADGERVIRYGRKGMEARLRDLTIDQDGVLGGKVTTSKRTARVTALVPRGADGPTTERTVRTAVGQELDKLQLAKRPKVRVDATETADRVL; via the coding sequence ATGACCCTCCTGCGTCGCTTCCTGGCCCTGCTGGTCGCCCTCGCCCTCGTGACGGCGGCGATCCTCGTGGGCATCGAGGCGGTGGGCATCCGCGCCGACAGGAACCCCGTGCTCCTCCCCATCGACGACTGGGGGGAGAACCTGGCCAGCGGCGACTGGGGCCGCTGGAGCGCCGACGCCTGGGCGATCGCCGCCGGGGCGACCCTCGCCCTCGGGCTGGTGCTCGTGGTGGTGCAGCTCATCCCCCAGCGGGTGCCCACCGTCGAGCGCCGCCACGCCGACGGCGAACGGGTGATCCGCTACGGCCGCAAGGGCATGGAGGCTCGGTTGCGCGACCTCACGATCGACCAGGACGGCGTGCTCGGCGGGAAGGTCACCACCTCCAAGCGCACGGCCAGGGTGACCGCCCTGGTGCCCCGCGGCGCCGACGGGCCCACCACCGAACGCACGGTGCGCACCGCGGTGGGCCAGGAGCTCGACAAGCTCCAACTGGCCAAGCGACCGAAGGTGCGCGTCGACGCCACCGAGACCGCCGATCGGGTGCTGTGA
- a CDS encoding alkaline shock response membrane anchor protein AmaP produces MIDGTNRVLLLLFGLVLAAAGGLGLALNQGLLDDVDQPRSIYADVRDELVADPDLWFAVILGASVVVMVLALVWASRQFTSRPGPPHLSTVVLHADRRGRTTLEPAGLAQAIAGDIGTVDGVRKARVRIVAMGREPSMHVRLDVHRAVDPDALLRRLEPALDRAAESLGVDAVEARVRIDFAGRDTARVV; encoded by the coding sequence GTGATCGACGGCACCAACCGTGTCCTGCTGCTGCTGTTCGGCCTGGTGCTGGCCGCCGCCGGCGGCCTCGGCCTCGCTCTCAACCAAGGGCTGCTCGACGACGTCGACCAGCCCCGCTCGATCTACGCCGACGTCCGCGACGAGCTCGTCGCCGACCCCGACCTGTGGTTCGCGGTGATCCTCGGCGCCAGCGTGGTGGTGATGGTGCTCGCCCTGGTGTGGGCGTCACGCCAGTTCACCAGCCGCCCCGGCCCGCCGCACCTGTCGACGGTCGTGCTGCACGCCGATCGTCGCGGGCGCACCACCCTCGAGCCGGCGGGCCTGGCCCAGGCCATCGCCGGTGACATCGGCACGGTCGACGGGGTCCGCAAGGCCCGAGTGCGGATCGTCGCCATGGGCCGCGAGCCGTCGATGCACGTGCGCCTCGACGTCCACCGCGCCGTCGATCCCGACGCCCTGCTCCGACGTCTGGAGCCAGCGCTGGATCGAGCGGCCGAGAGCCTGGGGGTGGACGCGGTCGAAGCCCGGGTGCGGATCGACTTCGCCGGCCGCGACACGGCCCGGGTGGTCTGA
- a CDS encoding SRPBCC family protein has protein sequence MIRNEIEISAPPATVWALTADVARWPELSPDTMRSVERGEPGSLAVGSTARIRQPAQPVRVWTVTRLDPERCFEWATTVAGATMTARHLLEPTPQGGCRNTLEVEVTGRGAGLIGRLVRRPIAKAIAKENLGFKQAAEDAPRVDERSATSPLEA, from the coding sequence ATGATCAGGAACGAGATCGAGATCAGCGCCCCGCCGGCGACCGTGTGGGCGCTCACCGCCGACGTCGCACGCTGGCCCGAGCTGAGCCCCGACACCATGCGGTCGGTGGAGCGCGGCGAGCCCGGCTCGTTGGCGGTCGGGTCCACGGCGCGGATCCGCCAGCCGGCCCAACCGGTTCGGGTGTGGACCGTCACCCGTCTGGATCCCGAACGCTGCTTCGAATGGGCGACGACGGTGGCCGGAGCGACCATGACGGCCCGCCACCTGCTGGAGCCCACCCCGCAAGGCGGTTGCCGCAACACCCTGGAGGTGGAGGTCACCGGCCGGGGTGCCGGGCTGATCGGTCGCCTCGTCCGGCGGCCCATCGCCAAGGCCATCGCCAAGGAGAACCTCGGGTTCAAGCAGGCGGCAGAGGACGCGCCGCGCGTCGACGAGCGGTCAGCCACCTCTCCCCTGGAGGCGTAG
- a CDS encoding TetR/AcrR family transcriptional regulator produces MSTARAELLSRVMDHVAAHGLSDVSLRELAGSVGTSHRMLLYHFSSREGLVAAVVESMEDRQRQALEALSTEAASPRQLIEAQWAQLSDPATRPFVLLFFEVLALALHDRPGTEGFLDHLTEPWLDLAERLATDLDARTDRDELRLGVAVSRGLLLEAVASGDVEAATRSLHRFLDMWDATRPDTDEG; encoded by the coding sequence ATGAGCACCGCACGCGCCGAGCTCCTCAGCCGGGTCATGGACCACGTGGCCGCCCACGGGCTCAGCGACGTCAGCCTGCGGGAGCTGGCTGGCTCCGTGGGCACCAGCCACCGCATGCTCCTCTACCACTTCTCCAGCCGCGAGGGCCTGGTGGCGGCCGTGGTCGAGTCGATGGAGGACCGCCAACGACAGGCCCTCGAGGCGCTGAGCACCGAGGCGGCCTCCCCTCGCCAGCTGATCGAAGCCCAGTGGGCCCAGCTGTCGGACCCGGCGACGCGACCCTTCGTACTGCTCTTCTTCGAGGTGCTGGCCCTGGCGCTGCACGATCGCCCCGGCACCGAGGGCTTCCTCGACCACCTCACCGAGCCGTGGCTCGACCTCGCCGAGCGGCTGGCCACCGACCTCGACGCCCGCACCGACCGCGACGAGCTGCGCCTGGGTGTCGCCGTCAGCCGCGGCCTGCTCCTCGAGGCCGTCGCCTCCGGCGACGTCGAGGCGGCCACCCGGTCGCTGCACCGCTTCCTCGACATGTGGGACGCCACCCGTCCCGACACCGACGAAGGCTGA
- a CDS encoding DUF664 domain-containing protein, with translation MTEGESQDWTVDQRRRIEELIDTYRQAMHDVVDGLTEEEARRHLVPSATTLLGLVSHAIFFEAVWFDQAITGRSYAEIGIPDTVDASFAPPESDTIATVQAAYRQRWETSRTNLAGLRDDDVVAGRGERPVWALRLQVLRELAQHVGHAEILREQVLAARTR, from the coding sequence ATGACCGAGGGCGAGAGCCAGGACTGGACCGTCGATCAGCGCCGGCGCATCGAGGAGCTCATCGACACCTACCGGCAGGCCATGCACGACGTGGTCGACGGGCTGACCGAGGAGGAGGCCCGGCGTCACCTCGTGCCGTCGGCGACGACGCTGCTCGGCCTCGTGTCGCACGCCATCTTCTTCGAGGCCGTCTGGTTCGACCAGGCGATCACCGGGCGGTCCTACGCCGAGATCGGCATCCCGGACACCGTCGACGCGTCGTTCGCGCCGCCCGAGAGCGACACGATCGCCACGGTGCAGGCGGCGTACCGGCAGCGCTGGGAGACCTCGCGCACCAACCTGGCCGGCCTGCGCGACGACGACGTGGTCGCCGGGCGAGGAGAGCGCCCGGTGTGGGCCCTCCGGCTCCAGGTGCTGCGGGAGCTGGCCCAGCACGTCGGCCACGCCGAGATCCTGCGCGAGCAGGTCCTCGCTGCCCGAACCCGCTGA
- a CDS encoding nitroreductase/quinone reductase family protein, which produces MVGRPHRNRYDRLGRLRRLTTPLEVAQIRRFGTSFLAALFRTDVLVLHTVGRRSGLERRTPLACTPDPTVGLGPDRVTDADPAVGLGLHRQTDPDPDPASPHPDDNHNGDDNDNDNDNDHARRHPGDDHGDGEHKGDGDGERESQSQSQSQSQSQSQSQSQSQSQSQGGPLLVVGGAGGQARAPDWVANLRADPRATITHRRRRLDVVAEELAGEERSALWPHLTDVWPRITTYERRAGHVVPVFRLRPVDTT; this is translated from the coding sequence GTGGTCGGCCGCCCCCACCGGAACCGCTACGACCGGCTGGGCCGGTTGCGTCGTCTGACCACGCCCCTCGAGGTGGCCCAGATCCGCCGGTTCGGCACCAGCTTCCTGGCCGCCCTGTTCCGCACCGACGTCTTGGTGCTGCACACCGTCGGGCGCCGCAGCGGGCTCGAACGTCGTACGCCCCTGGCCTGCACCCCCGACCCCACGGTCGGCCTCGGCCCCGACCGCGTGACCGACGCTGACCCCGCAGTCGGCCTCGGCCTCCACCGCCAGACCGACCCCGATCCCGACCCCGCCAGCCCCCATCCCGACGACAACCACAACGGCGACGACAACGACAACGACAACGACAACGACCACGCCAGACGCCATCCCGGCGACGACCACGGCGACGGCGAGCACAAAGGCGACGGCGACGGCGAGCGCGAGAGCCAGAGCCAGAGCCAGAGCCAGAGCCAGAGCCAGAGCCAGAGCCAGAGCCAGAGCCAGAGCCAGAGCCAGGGTGGGCCACTGCTGGTCGTGGGGGGCGCCGGCGGCCAGGCCCGCGCGCCGGACTGGGTGGCCAACCTGCGAGCCGACCCCCGAGCGACGATCACCCACCGGCGGCGACGCCTCGACGTGGTGGCCGAGGAGCTCGCGGGCGAGGAACGGTCCGCCCTGTGGCCCCACCTGACCGACGTGTGGCCCCGCATCACCACCTACGAGCGCCGCGCCGGCCATGTGGTCCCGGTCTTCCGGCTCCGCCCGGTCGACACCACCTGA
- a CDS encoding TIGR01458 family HAD-type hydrolase — MASATDLSLDGRPVRGLLIDIDGVLTVSWEPIPGAIDTLARLRQAGVPFRLLTNTTSRSRSLLAETLVGAGFEVRDAEVLNAPSATAGHLRGHHPGARCWVLSSGDVGEDLEGVTVVGGDEAADVVVLGGAGPEFTYEAVDHAFRLLTNGAALVAMHRNLTWKVAEGLALDSGAYVAGLEAAAGVEATVVGKPSPAFFDAALAELDLDAGEVVMVGDDIDADVLGAQGAGVRGVLVRTGKFRPDVLDGASGRPDAVIDSIADLTVLLDGGRPAR; from the coding sequence ATGGCATCGGCGACCGACCTCTCGCTCGACGGACGGCCGGTGCGTGGGCTGTTGATCGACATCGACGGTGTGCTCACCGTGTCGTGGGAGCCGATCCCGGGGGCGATCGACACCCTGGCCCGGCTCCGGCAGGCGGGCGTCCCGTTCCGGCTGCTCACCAACACCACGTCGCGCTCGCGCTCGTTGCTGGCCGAGACGTTGGTGGGCGCGGGGTTCGAGGTGCGCGACGCCGAGGTCCTCAACGCGCCGAGCGCCACGGCCGGCCACCTGCGGGGCCACCACCCGGGCGCCCGGTGCTGGGTGTTGAGCAGCGGTGACGTGGGAGAGGACCTCGAGGGCGTCACCGTGGTGGGCGGCGACGAGGCGGCCGACGTGGTGGTGCTGGGCGGCGCCGGGCCGGAGTTCACCTACGAGGCGGTGGACCACGCCTTCCGGCTGCTCACGAACGGCGCCGCGCTGGTGGCCATGCACCGCAACCTCACCTGGAAGGTGGCCGAGGGCCTCGCCCTCGACAGCGGCGCCTACGTGGCCGGCCTGGAGGCGGCGGCCGGGGTGGAGGCGACGGTGGTGGGCAAGCCGTCGCCGGCGTTCTTCGATGCCGCCCTCGCCGAGCTGGACCTCGACGCCGGCGAGGTGGTGATGGTGGGCGACGACATCGACGCCGATGTGCTCGGCGCCCAGGGCGCCGGGGTGCGGGGCGTGCTGGTGCGCACCGGGAAGTTCCGCCCCGACGTGCTCGACGGCGCGAGCGGCCGTCCCGACGCCGTCATCGACTCGATCGCCGACCTGACGGTCCTCCTCGACGGCGGCCGCCCCGCGAGGTGA
- a CDS encoding VOC family protein: protein MDIRGLGYITITTADLGAWRSYAENLGAMVVDGDGWLGLRFDDRPFRVMVVEGTDGLAAVGWELADAAALERATAELRAAGITMTEASAQDCERRRVRGMVRATDPSGFPLELFHGPMHDHQPWVSPTGVSRFVTGALGMGHIVLGTPALDASLAFYVGVMGFRVSDYWRPDGHDVVFLRCNRRHHSLALVPAAEPALYHFMVEAGTLDDVGRTMDRHLDAGSGISMGLGRHTNDEMVSFYSRSPSGFDVEFGHGGVLVDEATWTVAEITAPSSWGHHRPVG from the coding sequence ATGGACATCCGAGGTCTGGGCTACATCACGATCACGACCGCCGACCTGGGCGCGTGGCGGTCCTACGCCGAGAACCTGGGGGCGATGGTGGTCGACGGCGACGGCTGGCTGGGGCTGCGCTTCGACGACCGCCCGTTCCGGGTGATGGTCGTCGAAGGCACCGACGGGCTGGCCGCCGTTGGCTGGGAGCTGGCCGACGCGGCGGCGCTGGAGCGTGCCACCGCCGAGCTCAGGGCGGCTGGAATCACCATGACGGAGGCCTCGGCCCAGGACTGTGAGCGTCGCCGGGTGCGGGGGATGGTGCGGGCCACCGATCCGAGTGGATTCCCGCTCGAGCTGTTCCACGGGCCGATGCACGACCACCAGCCATGGGTGTCGCCGACCGGGGTCAGCCGCTTCGTGACGGGTGCCCTCGGGATGGGCCACATCGTGCTCGGGACCCCGGCCCTCGACGCCTCCTTGGCCTTCTACGTCGGGGTGATGGGCTTCCGCGTCAGCGACTACTGGCGGCCCGATGGCCACGACGTGGTCTTCCTGCGCTGCAACCGGCGCCACCACAGCCTGGCGCTGGTGCCGGCCGCGGAGCCGGCGCTGTACCACTTCATGGTGGAAGCGGGCACGCTCGACGACGTCGGCCGCACCATGGACCGACACCTCGATGCCGGGAGCGGCATCTCCATGGGCCTGGGTCGCCACACCAACGACGAGATGGTGTCGTTCTACAGCCGCTCGCCGTCGGGCTTCGACGTGGAGTTCGGTCACGGCGGGGTGCTGGTCGACGAGGCCACCTGGACCGTCGCCGAGATCACCGCGCCGAGCTCGTGGGGTCACCATCGCCCGGTGGGCTGA
- a CDS encoding AraC family transcriptional regulator has translation MVDVVAVRYHPHDADYRLAIEIIDAAELRARVASDPQRGFERVDFQCVLFVRSGSYDHVVDFETHRLVGGSALVISPGQVHRFGPPGRWEGWMLILDTHLVPEDARSLPTHVRLDDDAAQATTELFARLEADTRSAAHPADLVRLLERQVAVLMARLALGGTGAEPDRQVDPLVSSRHRAYRAAVEEGFRRCHLVAPYARDLGCSTRSLNRACQAVAGVSAKQVVVARLVLEAKRVLAHTDDTVSTISRSLGFDEPTNFVKFFRRETATTPTAFRHAVRAHRAI, from the coding sequence ATGGTCGACGTGGTGGCGGTCCGGTACCACCCGCACGACGCGGACTATCGGCTCGCCATCGAGATCATCGACGCCGCCGAGCTCCGGGCGCGCGTGGCGTCGGACCCCCAGCGGGGGTTCGAACGGGTCGACTTCCAGTGCGTGCTGTTCGTCCGGTCGGGCAGCTACGACCACGTCGTCGACTTCGAGACCCACCGACTCGTCGGCGGCTCGGCCCTCGTGATCTCCCCCGGGCAGGTCCACCGCTTCGGTCCCCCCGGCCGGTGGGAGGGATGGATGCTGATCCTCGACACCCACCTGGTGCCCGAGGACGCCCGGTCGCTGCCCACCCACGTCCGCCTGGACGACGATGCCGCCCAGGCGACCACCGAGCTGTTCGCTCGCCTCGAGGCCGACACCCGGTCCGCGGCCCACCCGGCCGACCTGGTCCGGTTGCTCGAACGGCAGGTCGCGGTGCTCATGGCGCGTCTCGCCCTCGGTGGCACCGGCGCCGAGCCGGACCGCCAGGTCGATCCCCTGGTGTCGTCGCGCCATCGCGCGTACCGCGCCGCGGTGGAAGAGGGGTTCCGCCGTTGCCACCTCGTGGCGCCCTACGCCCGCGATCTCGGCTGCTCGACGCGCTCGCTCAACCGAGCCTGCCAGGCGGTGGCGGGTGTCTCGGCCAAACAGGTCGTGGTCGCTCGCCTCGTGTTGGAGGCCAAGCGAGTCCTGGCCCACACCGACGACACCGTCTCGACGATCAGCCGCTCCCTCGGCTTCGACGAGCCCACCAACTTCGTGAAGTTCTTCCGTCGTGAGACGGCGACCACGCCCACCGCCTTCCGCCACGCGGTCCGCGCCCACCGCGCCATCTAG
- a CDS encoding molybdopterin oxidoreductase family protein, which translates to MLLSGDPNGERVHGRTCPLCEAMCGLTVPVTAEGTIGTIRGDRDDPWSKGFICPKGSALGRLHEDPDRVRTPLIRDGDSFREATWDEAFRRCEELIGGVLERHGTEATASYIGNPVAHNFSYSRYGSALINATGRWYSPGTIDTWPRNVASLHLYGNAWLIPVPDIERTDLFVVFGANPQASNGSLFSCPDIMGEIERIRSRGGRTIVVDPRRTGTAAKADQWIPIRPGGDAALLLAVLHVLVDEDRVDAGAVAHLVDGLDRVTEIARRYPPERVEDLAGVPADAIRDLAHQLADAPSAAIYGRIGLCNQEYGTLASWLIDVVAICSGHFDRVGGSMFADPINTVMSSLAPPDTDVVGRWHSRVRGVPEVLDQIPVGLMAEEITTPGDGQLKALVILAGNPVVSAPQSNDLDAALPQLECLISIDNYVNETSRHADVILPGTTALETPFFDAMYQAWSVRKIGRWSDRVLPHPDGWPEDWETLLTLQGLLSGQRLDDVDVQATDDVMFDLLCAAKGIDPEVARPLSPPRGPERLTDWSIRTGSVGDRYGEAPDGWTLEKLKAHPHGVDLGPMVPRAAGAVRHPDGRIRLAPDYIVADLDRLDAALDAERPDLVLVSRRHLRSNNSWMHNITVLVKGKDRCTLLVHPDDAGRLGLTDGEAAQVTSSVGSLEVPVEVSDEMMPGVVCLPHGWGHDKAGTRLSIAREHAGVNSNELLPADFCDPLSNNVAVNGVPVEVAPA; encoded by the coding sequence ATGCTGCTGTCAGGGGATCCGAACGGCGAACGGGTGCACGGTCGGACCTGCCCGTTGTGCGAGGCGATGTGCGGGCTCACCGTCCCGGTGACCGCGGAGGGCACCATCGGCACCATCCGCGGCGACCGCGACGACCCGTGGTCCAAGGGGTTCATCTGCCCCAAGGGATCGGCCCTGGGCCGCCTGCACGAGGACCCCGACCGCGTGCGCACCCCGCTCATCCGTGACGGCGACAGTTTCCGCGAGGCCACCTGGGACGAGGCCTTCCGCCGCTGCGAGGAGCTCATCGGCGGCGTCCTCGAACGCCACGGCACCGAGGCCACCGCCAGCTACATCGGCAACCCGGTGGCCCACAACTTCTCCTACAGCCGCTACGGCAGCGCCCTCATCAACGCCACCGGCCGCTGGTACTCGCCGGGCACCATCGACACCTGGCCCCGCAACGTGGCGTCGCTGCACCTCTACGGCAACGCCTGGCTGATCCCGGTGCCCGACATCGAGCGCACCGACCTGTTCGTCGTCTTCGGGGCCAACCCCCAGGCGTCCAACGGCAGCCTGTTCTCCTGCCCCGACATCATGGGCGAGATCGAACGCATCCGGTCTCGCGGCGGGCGCACCATCGTGGTCGACCCCCGCCGCACCGGCACCGCGGCCAAGGCCGACCAGTGGATCCCCATCCGCCCCGGCGGCGACGCCGCCCTGCTGCTGGCGGTGCTGCACGTCCTCGTCGACGAGGACCGCGTCGATGCCGGCGCCGTCGCCCACCTCGTCGACGGACTCGACCGCGTCACCGAGATCGCCCGCCGCTACCCGCCCGAACGGGTCGAGGACCTCGCCGGGGTGCCCGCCGACGCGATCCGCGACCTGGCCCACCAGCTCGCCGATGCCCCCAGTGCGGCGATCTACGGCCGCATCGGACTGTGCAACCAGGAGTACGGCACCCTCGCTTCCTGGCTCATCGACGTCGTGGCCATCTGCTCCGGCCACTTCGACCGGGTGGGTGGCTCGATGTTCGCCGACCCCATCAACACCGTCATGTCGTCGCTGGCCCCGCCCGACACCGACGTGGTCGGCCGGTGGCACAGCCGGGTGCGCGGCGTGCCCGAGGTGCTCGACCAGATCCCGGTCGGCCTCATGGCCGAGGAGATCACCACCCCCGGCGACGGCCAGCTGAAGGCCCTGGTGATCCTGGCCGGCAACCCGGTGGTGTCGGCCCCGCAGTCCAACGACCTCGACGCCGCCCTCCCCCAGCTCGAGTGCCTCATCAGCATCGACAACTACGTCAACGAGACCAGCCGCCACGCCGATGTCATCCTCCCGGGCACCACCGCCCTCGAGACCCCGTTCTTCGACGCCATGTACCAGGCGTGGTCGGTGCGCAAGATCGGCCGCTGGTCCGACCGGGTGCTCCCCCACCCCGACGGGTGGCCCGAGGACTGGGAGACCCTCCTCACCCTGCAGGGCCTGCTGTCGGGCCAGCGCCTCGACGACGTCGACGTGCAGGCCACCGACGACGTCATGTTCGACCTGCTGTGCGCGGCCAAGGGCATCGACCCCGAGGTGGCCCGGCCCCTCTCGCCGCCCCGGGGACCCGAGCGCCTCACCGACTGGTCGATCCGCACCGGCTCGGTGGGCGACCGCTACGGCGAGGCCCCCGACGGCTGGACCCTCGAGAAGCTGAAGGCCCACCCCCACGGCGTGGACCTCGGCCCCATGGTCCCCCGGGCCGCCGGCGCCGTGCGCCACCCCGACGGGCGCATCCGTCTCGCCCCCGACTACATCGTCGCCGACCTCGACCGCCTCGACGCCGCCCTCGACGCCGAGCGCCCCGACCTCGTGCTCGTCAGCCGCCGCCACCTGCGCTCCAACAACTCGTGGATGCACAACATCACGGTCCTGGTGAAGGGCAAGGACCGCTGCACACTGCTCGTCCACCCCGACGACGCCGGGCGCCTCGGCCTCACCGACGGCGAGGCCGCCCAGGTGACGTCGTCGGTCGGTTCACTCGAAGTGCCCGTGGAGGTGAGCGACGAGATGATGCCCGGCGTGGTGTGCCTCCCCCACGGCTGGGGCCACGACAAGGCCGGCACCCGCCTGTCGATCGCCCGTGAGCACGCCGGGGTGAACAGCAACGAGCTGCTGCCCGCCGACTTCTGCGACCCACTCTCCAACAACGTCGCCGTCAACGGCGTCCCCGTCGAGGTCGCCCCCGCCTGA
- a CDS encoding alpha/beta hydrolase gives MHASPPEIGSTRAMLAEMVPDASPAQRTALAATIGALKASAKVSPVPIAFAVRKLFEQTGAETTATLRRHAPIDVVVWPDEPYGERPEEVADIFVPARSAGPGVQLPTVVWVHGGGFVGGSKEQLAGWFRILADAGFCVVAPRYSLAPRAHHPTPVRQVVAVLDHLRRDPVRLHVDPTRLVIAGDSAGAHIAAQAALVVTDPRFARRLGVRTTIDPAHLRATVLCCGIYDVAAMDDPTSPFGPFFDAVMWAYAGTRRWRLDQAFTLGTSLPGHVTAAFPPAFVTVGNADPLAPQSDELVGALEAAGVVHDALRFPGDHQPALEHEYQFDLDLDDARLALDRMVAFVRAHTG, from the coding sequence ATGCACGCGTCGCCTCCCGAGATCGGTTCCACCAGGGCGATGCTGGCCGAGATGGTCCCGGACGCCTCGCCCGCCCAGCGCACGGCGCTGGCCGCGACGATCGGGGCGCTCAAGGCCAGTGCCAAGGTGTCGCCGGTCCCCATCGCCTTCGCCGTCCGCAAGCTCTTCGAACAGACCGGGGCCGAGACGACTGCCACGCTGCGCCGCCACGCGCCGATCGACGTGGTCGTGTGGCCCGACGAGCCCTACGGCGAGCGTCCCGAGGAGGTGGCCGACATCTTCGTGCCCGCCCGCTCGGCCGGCCCCGGCGTCCAACTGCCCACGGTGGTGTGGGTGCACGGCGGCGGGTTCGTGGGTGGCAGCAAGGAGCAGCTGGCCGGCTGGTTCCGGATCCTCGCCGACGCCGGCTTCTGCGTCGTGGCCCCCCGATACTCCCTCGCCCCCCGGGCCCACCACCCCACCCCGGTGCGCCAGGTGGTGGCCGTGCTCGACCACCTGCGACGCGACCCCGTCCGCCTCCACGTCGACCCCACCCGCCTGGTCATCGCCGGCGACTCGGCGGGCGCCCACATCGCCGCTCAGGCCGCCCTCGTCGTCACGGACCCTCGCTTCGCCCGCCGGCTCGGCGTCCGCACCACCATCGACCCCGCCCATCTCCGCGCCACCGTGCTGTGCTGCGGGATCTACGACGTGGCCGCCATGGACGACCCCACGTCGCCGTTCGGGCCGTTCTTCGACGCCGTGATGTGGGCCTACGCCGGCACCCGCCGCTGGCGCCTCGACCAGGCCTTCACGCTCGGCACGTCCCTGCCGGGCCACGTGACGGCTGCCTTCCCTCCCGCGTTCGTCACCGTGGGCAACGCCGACCCCCTCGCCCCCCAGAGCGACGAGCTCGTCGGGGCGCTCGAGGCCGCAGGCGTGGTCCACGACGCCTTGCGCTTCCCCGGCGACCACCAGCCGGCGCTGGAGCACGAGTACCAGTTCGATCTCGATCTCGACGACGCCCGACTCGCCCTCGACCGGATGGTCGCCTTCGTCCGCGCCCACACCGGCTGA